In Vanrija pseudolonga chromosome 4, complete sequence, a single window of DNA contains:
- the tfb4 gene encoding General transcription and DNA repair factor IIH subunit tfb4 codes for MAPTQQTSPTKGPSSWPQTSPPSLLIAVVDLHPLSWSLLSSLSPGPAPETGEKDKAPVSPITITEFATILMVFLNAHLASRWGNEVVVYGASAGKAMLLYPPPEGEDTSSRPSPNFYRPFQLLDSRFEARLKELVEEPVATEQLNEPPSLVSALTKALCYINRRKPAEAPVSALTAGDAPGPSGTSNPEAPEARIIVLNATPGGTEGTGETESKASGGGGGQKGYVGLMNLVFAAQKIKIPIDVLTLPPESTRTAPPIFLQQAAHLTNGIYWRWNGRGGLLQYLHSIYLPPPSLRHQPFTLPPQDAVDFRAVCFCHNNVVDVGFVCSVCLSIFCEVRPVCSMCNTRYNIRTLKTIKEMAAGVTPIPLPATILPPKQSQKKAKPATNGTAPAPGAAAAAVSGSAAAPVVKTEAEDVIVIDD; via the exons ATGGCCCCGACGCAGCAGACCTCGCCAACAAAAGGGCCGAGCTCATGGCCCCAGACGTCCCCACCCTCACTCCTCATCGCCGTGGTCGACCTGCACCCGCTCTCATGGTCCCTCCTCTCGAGCTTGTCACCTGGCCCTGCGCCGGAGACGGGGGAGAAAGACAAGGCACCAGTGTCCCCAATCACAATCACCGAGTTTGCCACCATCCTCATGGTGTTTCTCAATGCCCACCTCGCGAGCAGGTGGGGCaacgaggtggtggtgtacGGCGCGTCGGCAGGGAAGGC AATGCTGCTCTACCCACCACCAGAGGGAGAGGACACCTCATCGCGCCCAAGCCCCAACTTCTACCGCCCCTTCCAGCTCCTGGACTCGAGATTCGAGGCGCGACTGAAGGAGCTCGTGGAGGAGCCGGTTGCCACTGAGCAACTGAATG AGCCCCCGTCATTGGTGTCGGCGTTGACAAAGGCGTTGTGCT ATATCAACCGCCGAAAGCCAGCAGAGGCGCCCGTCTCGGCTCTGACTGCTGGAGATGCCCCTGGGCCCAGCGGCACATCGAACCCGGAAGCGCCAGAAGCACGTATCATCGTGCTCAACGCTACACCTGGCGGAACGGAGGGGACAGGCGAGACCGAGTCCAAGGCGtccggtggtggtggcggacaGAAGGGTTACGTCGGGCTGATGAACCTCGTCTTTGCGGCCCAGAAGATT AAAATCCCCATCGACGTGCTCACCCTCCCGCCTGAGAGTACCAGGACGGCACCCCCTATCTTCCTCCAGCAGGCGGCTCACCTTACGAACGGCATCTACTGGCGCTGGAATGGTCGCGGCGGTCTTCTGCAGTATCTTCAT tCTATTTACCTCCCTCCGCCATCACTGCGGCACCAGCCCTTCACGCTCCCTCCTCAGGACGCCGTCGATTTCAGGGCCGTGTGCTTCTGTCACAACAAtgttgtcgacgtcggcttTGTGTGCAGCGTGTGCTTGAGCA TTTTCTGTGAAGTACGCCCAGTCTGCTCGATGTGCAA CACGCGGTACAACATTCGTACACTCAAGACCATCAAGGAGATGGCTGCAGGAGTCACGCCCATACCTCTGCCGGCTACAATTCTCCCGCCGAAGCAGAGccagaagaaggccaagccgGCAACGAAtggcacggcgccggcgccaggtgccgcggcggccgcggtaTCAGGTTCAGCGGCGGCTCCTGTCGTTAAGACCGAGGCAGAAGACGTGATTGTAATTGACGATTAG